In one Brienomyrus brachyistius isolate T26 chromosome 5, BBRACH_0.4, whole genome shotgun sequence genomic region, the following are encoded:
- the LOC125741926 gene encoding cytochrome c oxidase subunit NDUFA4-like produces MLGFVGKQLRQHPALIPLFIFIGGGATMSVMYLARLALRNPDVSWDRKNNPEPWNKLGHNDQYKFFTVNMDYSKLKKDRPDF; encoded by the exons ATGCTAGGCTTCGTTGGCAAGCAACTAAGACAGCACCCGGCC ttGATCCCACTCTTCATTTTCATTGGTGGAGGGGCAACAATGTCTGTGATGTACTTGGCCCGTTTGGCTCTGCGCAACCCTGATGTCTC ATGGGATCGCAAGAACAACCCAGAACCGTGGAACAAACTGGGCCATAATGACCAGTACAAG ttttttacaGTGAACATGGACTAcagcaagctgaagaaggacagACCAGACTTCTAA
- the LOC125741923 gene encoding uncharacterized protein LOC125741923 isoform X2: MTQVVMDCGIGNSRRYINVTNIVDVLEGRKTGLSKALSGYHAFTGCDFTSAFYRKGKVKALDLIEKDDTGRFLNLFTNMGQVDGAVDFEVASEFVCRMYGQSKEQDVDKARYTKLMQMSGKIDKENPLANIKKVDCALLPPSRQTLKKKMMRAHYVTVLWSHANTASPDQGLSPTDYGWCCKEGLLQPTWFDGPSVLDSL; the protein is encoded by the exons ATGACCCAAGTTGTAATGGACTGTGGAATTGGTAACAGCAGGCGATATATCAATGTCACCAATATAGTTGATGTCCTCGAGGGAAGGAAAACAGGACTTTCCAAAGCACTGTCAGGCTATCATGCATTTACTGGATGCGATTTCACATCAGCATTCTACAG GAAAGGCAAGGTCAAAGCCCTGGACCTAATTGAGAAGGATGACACTGGGCGCTTCCTCAACCTCTTCACCAATATGGGTCAAGTTGATGGTGCTGTTGACTTTGAAGTTGCATCTGAATTTGTCTGCAGAATGTATGGCCAAAGCAAAGAACAAGATGTGGATAAAGCACGCTACACTAAACTGATGCAAATGTCTGGCAAAATAGATAAG GAAAACCCACTAGCCAACATCAAGAAGGTTGACTGTGCACTGTTGCCACCATCACGTCAAACGCTCAAGAAAAAGATGATGAGAGCTCACTATGTTACTGTTTTGTGGAGCCATGCCAACACAGCATCACCTGATCAAGGCCTCTCTCCCACGGATTATGGATGGTGTTGCAAGGAAGGCTTGTTGCAACCCACATGGTTTGATGGACCATCAGTTCTGGATTCCTTGTGA
- the LOC125741923 gene encoding uncharacterized protein LOC125741923 isoform X1, with amino-acid sequence MWKYREVRHKTAVSASTSMTGKGKVKALDLIEKDDTGRFLNLFTNMGQVDGAVDFEVASEFVCRMYGQSKEQDVDKARYTKLMQMSGKIDKENPLANIKKVDCALLPPSRQTLKKKMMRAHYVTVLWSHANTASPDQGLSPTDYGWCCKEGLLQPTWFDGPSVLDSL; translated from the exons ATGTGGAAATACAGGGAAGTCAGACACAAGACAGCCGTCAGTGCGTCGACTTCAATGACAGG GAAAGGCAAGGTCAAAGCCCTGGACCTAATTGAGAAGGATGACACTGGGCGCTTCCTCAACCTCTTCACCAATATGGGTCAAGTTGATGGTGCTGTTGACTTTGAAGTTGCATCTGAATTTGTCTGCAGAATGTATGGCCAAAGCAAAGAACAAGATGTGGATAAAGCACGCTACACTAAACTGATGCAAATGTCTGGCAAAATAGATAAG GAAAACCCACTAGCCAACATCAAGAAGGTTGACTGTGCACTGTTGCCACCATCACGTCAAACGCTCAAGAAAAAGATGATGAGAGCTCACTATGTTACTGTTTTGTGGAGCCATGCCAACACAGCATCACCTGATCAAGGCCTCTCTCCCACGGATTATGGATGGTGTTGCAAGGAAGGCTTGTTGCAACCCACATGGTTTGATGGACCATCAGTTCTGGATTCCTTGTGA